The following coding sequences lie in one Oryza brachyantha chromosome 10, ObraRS2, whole genome shotgun sequence genomic window:
- the LOC102715335 gene encoding bisdemethoxycurcumin synthase-like, which yields MPGAATNSSVVDMRLCRQRAEGHAAVLAIGTANPANIVPQDEFADYYFGLTNSDHLTDLKDKMKRICHKSNIEKRYIHLDGKIINAHPEIINKDLPSLDARVDIVSTEVPKLAESAARKAIAEWGRPATDITHLIFTTYSGCGAPSADLKLASLLGLRSSVSRTILNLHGCSGGGRALQLAKEIAENNRDARVLVACSELTLICFSPPDESKVVGHGLFGDGAGVVIVGAGPFALGERPLFEMVAASQTTIPGTEHALGMQTKSNGIDFHLSIEVPKLIKENIHQSLLNAFQSVGNMDPNWNDIFWAVHPGGRAILDNIESKLELEPCKLDASRHVLSEYGNMSGATIAFVLDELRHRREKEQGGQPQPEWGVMLAFGPGITIEAMVLRNPVLRNLN from the exons ATGCCTGGAGCAGCTACCAACAGTAGTGTTGTTGACATGCGGCTGTGCAGACAGCGTGCGGAAGGCCACGCCGCCGTTCTCGCCATCGGCACTGCGAACCCGGCCAACATCGTACCTCAGGATGAGTTTGCCGACTACTACTTCGGCCTCACCAACAGCGACCACCTCACTGACCTCAAGGACAAGATGAAGAGAATAT GTCATAAATCTAACATAGAGAAGCGGTATATCCACCTTGACGGCAAGATTATCAACGCTCACCCAGAGATCATCAACAAAGACCTGCCCTCCCTTGATGCTCGAGTAGACATAGTCTCCACCGAGGTCCCGAAGCTTGCTGAGTCTGCTGCTCGGAAGGCAATCGCTGAGTGGGGTCGTCCAGCGACTGATATTACCCACCTCATCTTCACCACTTACTCTGGTTGTGGTGCTCCAAGCGCCGATCTCAAGTTAGCGTCACTGCTCGGCCTCCGCTCTTCCGTCTCTCGCACCATCCTCAACCTCCATGGATGCTCTGGTGGTGGCAGAGCGCTCCAACTTGCCAAGGAGATTGCTGAGAACAACCGAGATGCGCGTGTTCTTGTAGCTTGCTCAGAGCTAACTCTAATATGCTTCTCGCCCCCAGATGAAAGCAAAGTTGTGGGCCATGGTCTATTTGGTGATGGTGCTGGTGTCGTCATTGTCGGTGCTGGCCCCTTCGCCCTCGGTGAGCGCCCGTTATTTGAGATGGTCGCCGCATCCCAAACCACAATACCAGGAACTGAGCATGCACTTGGCATGCAGACCAAGAGCAACGGCATAGATTTCCATCTCTCCATCGAGGTGCCGAAGCTGATCAAGGAAAACATCCATCAAAGCTTGCTCAATGCTTTCCAGTCAGTTGGAAACATGGATCCAAACTGGAATGACATATTCTGGGCAGTTCATCCGGGTGGGCGCGCGATCCTGGACAATATAGAGAGCAAGCTCGAGCTAGAACCATGCAAGCTTGATGCGAGCCGCCATGTTCTGAGTGAGTATGGGAACATGAGTGGTGCAACTATTGCATTTGTTCTTGATGAGTTGCGCCACCGTCGTGAAAAGGAACAAGGAGGGCAGCCGCAGCCTGAGTGGGGAGTAATGCTGGCCTTTGGACCAGGAATCACGATTGAGGCAATGGTGCTACGTAACCCAGTCTTACGCAACCTTAATTAA
- the LOC102701107 gene encoding autophagy-related protein 9-like, whose amino-acid sequence MMSFLPKGRTTLSEFKWPWRGESQLSAHLIDIPAEIELSDYRRLPSTGNESPSGLLHGEDCNADVIPDLDIFFERIYEYFCAKGLRCIITIWIIEILNVVFMVFCIGFFFLFVDWAALGDLKCGVEALELGAKPCDLMKLIKDHPLVPFTFTKLITVGSMAILSTYGLMNFVKFFVKLRSTLKVRDFYCNSLKVTDLEIQTISWPRVVEKIVLLQNSQRLCVVKGLTEHDIIMRIMRKENYLIGMVNKSIIALPIPCWLPGVGPTISSRMHGKKSYLMLPKTLEWTLNWCIFQTMFDSKFCVRKDFLTSPSLLKKRLVFIGIVMLLLSPCLVIFPLVYLFLRYAEEFYNHPSTASARRWSNLSKWILREYNEVDHFFKHRLNNSTVDSLNYFKQFPTPVISIIAKFISFVSGGLAGILLILGFLGESILEGHVFGRDLLWYTIVLGTIATVSRRVVVDELQVIDPEGAMSFVVQQTHYMPKRWRGKEGSEDVRREFESLFQYTITMLLEEMASIFITPYLLIFVVPKCVDDILRFISDFTIYVDGVGDVCSLSLFDFTRHGNTNYGSPHNAVKGMRSSQGKMEKSLLSFQSTYTSWEPNADGRKFICNLQKFKEKQIRQHTFQTTEASQLGLSSRGQTADVFQRLLPRNTYPSNGVFFNFNPLGLLDTDQRACPYILDWYYTHHQTHSEREAHSSPHLASHEQQEDIWPLLSKPLTEIEDEQTWDSNLYRRARSNLEASTSSAFFQQAPFRYQGREQNSTSHQWWAQTSRQRTDPQNSFAGHPQDSFLEPPDFRNHLEASHVSSHQSDWRLTSRRSIDPQDSFLEPPDFGNNYMSCHSSSHHSDDTSDGNPELDQSNNSWRSPHAAMSKTRYMGDDDDDLDIEQGVSYHFTDAPQKYGGSEGDGHGVADIYNSTPASLPVRVLPRSSDPV is encoded by the exons ATGATGTCCTTCCTTCCGAAGGGCAGAACTACACTATCAGAGTTTAAGTGGCCATGGAGAGGTGAATCACAGCTATCGGCACATCTTATTGACATTCCAGCTGAAATTGAATTGTCGGACTACCGAAGATTGCCATCTACTGGCAATGAGAGCCCATCTGGGCTACTTCATGGAGAAGACTGTAATGCCGACGTGATACCTGACTTGGATATTTTCTTTGAGAGGATTTATGAATATTTCTGCGCAAAAGGCCTCAGGTGCATCATCACCATATGGATAATTGAGATCCTTAATGTGGTGTTTATGGTATTCTGTATTggatttttcttcttgtttgttGATTGGGCTGCCCTGGGTGATTTGAAATGTGGAGTGGAGGCGCTTGAGTTAGGGGCGAAACCTTGTGACCTGATGAAACTCATTAAGGATCATCCATTAGTTCCTTTCACATTTACAAAGTTGATCACTGTTGGATCAATGGCTATACTGTCAACATACGGTTTGATGAACTTTGTGAAGTTTTTTGTAAAACTGAGAAGCACACTAAAGGTCCGTGACTTCTACTGTAACAG TCTCAAGGTTACAGATCTCGAGATTCAGACTATATCATGGCCCAGAGTGGTTGAGAAGATTGTACTTTTACAGAATTCACAACGACTTTGCGTCGTTAAGGGTCTCACAGAGCATGATATAATCATGCGAATAATGCGTAAAGAAAACTACTTGATTGGGATGGTTAATAAATCCATCATCGCATTGCCAATCCCCTGTTGGCTTCCTGGAGTTGGCCCAACTATCAGCTCACGTATGCATGGAAAGAAAAGCTATCTGATGCTTCCAAAGACCCTGGAGTGGACATTGAATTGGTGCATCTTCCAAACCATGTTCGATAG CAAATTTTGTGTTAGAAAAGACTTTCTAACAAGCCCGTCTTTATTGAAGAAGCGGCTTGTGTTTATTGGTATTGTCATGCTTCTTCTGTCACCCTGTCTTGTGATCTTCCCATTGGTATACCTCTTTCTAAGATATGCAGAAGAATTCTACAACCACCCCAGTACAGCATCAGCTCGAAGATGGTCAAATCTTTCAAAGTGGATTTTAAGGGAATACAATGAG GTTGATCATTTCTTCAAGCATAGGTTAAATAACAGTACTGTTGACTCCCTAAATTATTTCAAGCAGTTTCCAACTCCAGTAATATCTATAATTGCAAAATTTATATCGTTTGTATCTGGTGGTTTGGCTGGTATTCTTCTTATCCTTGGATTTCTAGGTGAATCCATACTTGAGGGTCAT GTTTTTGGCCGAGATCTTCTCTGGTACACTATTGTTCTTGGAACAATAGCAACTGTTAGTCGGAGAGTTGTGGTCGACGAACTTCAAGTGATAGATCCAGAAGGAGCTATGTCCTTTGTTGTGCAGCAGACACACTACATGCCTAAAAGGTGGCGTGGTAAAGAAGGCAGTGAAGATGTGCGAAGGGAATTCGAGTCTCTGTTTCAG TATACTATAACGATGCTACTAGAAGAGATGGCCTCAATTTTTATCACTCCATATCTGTTAATATTTGTGGTTCCAAAG TGTGTCGATGATATTCTACGCTTCATATCAGACTTTACAATATACGTTGATGGAGTAGGAGATGTTTGCAG CTTGAGCCTGTTTGACTTCACCAGACATGGAAATACAAACTATGGTTCACCACATAATGCAGTTAAAGGCATGAGAAGCTCCCAAGGAAAAATGGAGAAATCGCTATTGAG tTTTCAAAGCACCTATACATCATGGGAGCCAAACGCAGATGGAAGGAAATTTATCTGCAACCTCCAGAAATTCAAGGAGAAGCAAATCCGTCAACATACCTTTCAAACAACGGAAGCATCACAACTTGGGTTGAGTAGTAGAGGTCAGACTGCTGATGTTTTCCAGCGACTGCTCCCTAGGAATACCTATCCCAGCAATGGGGTCTTCTTTAATTTCAACCCATTAGGACTGCTTGACACAGATCAAAGAGCTTGTCCATATATTCTGGATTGGTATTATACACATCACCAGACACACTCGGAGAGAGAAGCGCACTCATCTCCTCACCTTGCATCACATGAGCAACAGGAGGATATATGGCCACTCCTGAGCAAACCATTAACAGAAATTGAAGACGAGCAAACCTGGGACTCTAATTTGTATAGAAGAGCTCGAAGTAACTTGGAGGCATCAACATCAAGTGCATTCTTTCAACAGGCCCCCTTCAGGTACCAGGGCAGGGAACAAAACTCTACGAGCCATCAATGGTGGGCTCAGACCTCGAGGCAGCGGACTGATCCCCAAAACAGTTTTGCTGGGCATCCTCAAGACAGTTTTCTTGAGCCTCCGGACTTCAGAAATCATTTGGAAGCTAGCCATGTCTCCAGCCATCAAAGCGATTGGAGGCTGACCTCCAGAAGGTCAATTGATCCACAAGACAGTTTCCTTGAGCCTCCTGATTTTGGTAACAATTACATGTCCTGTCACAGTTCTAGCCATCACAGCGATGACACGTCGGATGGAAACCCAGAACTAGATCAAAGCAACAATAGTTGGCGAAGCCCCCATGCCGCCATGTCCAAGACAAGGTACATGGgtgatgatgacgacgacctTGACATAGAACAAGGCGTGAGTTACCATTTCACCGATGCCCCTCAGAAGTATGGTGGAAGCGAAGGAGATGGACATGGTGTAGCCGATATTTACAACTCTACACCAGCCAGCCTTCCTGTACGGGTATTACCTAGAAGCAGTGACCCAGTTTAG
- the LOC102715053 gene encoding WAT1-related protein At5g64700-like, with the protein MAGEGKPDGGWAAAAGEGVMLPASMVLVQLFSVVLVLLSKLALGAGMRPFALLAYRNLVGAVAVAPLAFVFERKHRKIPGIVEWCWISLNATFGVILSMGLYYYGLQSTSATYSVIFLNMIPIVTSIVATIFRVEKLVLRNWPGKAKLLGIITCVGGTMVVSFYKGKLLHHPWPSHLLKFHSHDESGPHAYHRNMVAGTLFLCGSCLGYAFWFIIQVRLAKVFPSRYWATTLTCLSGSLQAFVIGILINPTKSVWTIKWNLQLLTVVYSGVFNTGVSFVLMSWAVKHRGPIYPSMFNSLSLIAMVIMDSVLLGTSIFLGCILGTSFIIVGLYAFLLGKGTELKQAAAVQNTDNKQDNRDGTEQRGDEILRSIA; encoded by the exons ATGGCCGGAGAGGGCAAGCCGGACGGCGGctgggcagcggcggcgggagagggCGTGATGCTGCCGGCGAGCATGGTGCTGGTGCAGCTCTTCTCCGTCGTGCTGGTGCTGCTGTCCAAGCTCGCCCTCGGCGCCGGCATGCGGCCCTTCGCGCTCCTCGCCTACCGGaacctcgtcggcgccgtcgccgtcgcgccgctcgccttcgtcttcgagag GAAACATAGGAAAATCCCGGGCATTGTGGAGTGGTGCTGGATTTCCCTAAACGCTACATTTGG GGTAATTCTATCAATGGGGCTGTACTATTATGGCTTGCAAAGCACCTCTGCCACTTACTCTGTCATATTTTTGAACATGATTCCTATTGTCACATCTATCGTCGCGACCATATTTCG AGTAGAGAAGTTGGTGCTTAGAAACTGGCCTGGCAAGGCAAAGCTCTTGGGCATCATAACATGTGTGGGAGGAACAATGGTAGTGAGCTTTTACAAGGGCAAACTGCTGCATCACCCCTGGCCTTCCCACCTGTTGAAATTCCACAGCCATGATGAATCAGGCCCACACGCCTATCATCGCAATATGGTAGCCGGTACATTGTTCTTGTGTGGCAGTTGCCTTGGCTATGCCTTTTGGTTCATCATACAG GTTAGGCTTGCAAAGGTGTTTCCATCCAGGTACTGGGCAACCACCCTGACATGCCTTTCTGGAAGCCTGCAAGCCTTTGTGATTGGCATTCTGATCAACCCTACCAAATCTGTATGGACTATCAAGTGGAACCTGCAGCTTCTGACAGTTGTTTACTCG GGGGTGTTTAACACTGGCGTCTCATTTGTCCTGATGTCATGGGCGGTAAAGCATCGTGGACCCATCTACCCATCTATGTTCAACTCATTGTCACTGATCGCGATGGTTATCATGGACTCTGTGTTGCTTGGTACCAGTATCTTCTTAGGGTG CATACTTGGAACATCATTCATCATTGTGGGGCTCTATGCCTTTCTCCTGGGGAAAGGCACTGAGCTGAAGCAAGCTGCAGCGGTACAGAATACTGACAATAAGCAGGACAACAGAGACGGCACTGAGCAGCGTGGAGATGAGATACTACGTAGCATAGCGTAA